One region of Neisseria mucosa genomic DNA includes:
- a CDS encoding type VI secretion system tip protein VgrG: MFKNRLKESQQVWLPFRPPSTTNPLRLTTHPRSNYHTHPIVILEIPAMTARQSYHLTFSRFSPSLSVKSFTASEAANTAYHVEITATSTDSFLPLSSYLNQRAAFEIRPQEAVLSEVAAAFSAGSDESPAKQWQGIITSCEKLSVSKDETVYRFVLEPRFAALKHFQSSRLFQNQTVPDIVAAVFKHHGFSGVDYRFQKSRNYSVREYVTQYLESDFAFINRLCEEEGIWYAFEQHEQHGDVVVFGDSPEHYFRDQSLPVSYRPHAGLESVGTEALFNLSIRHNPIVEGIRSADYNYRTADTDLFAETDNKQSEESADNTVLLGKQQHWGLHPKTPNEAEVQTTLLNEAVLCRQTVANGSGNVVSMAPMKVFQTDTAFPEAPDGWLVLGMEHSGSRDTAYSHTFTAIPAQLAFRPERTTPRPHIAGTLPARVTAAENCTYAYIDDMGRYRVKLPFDLDEWSPGGESRPVRLAKPYAGPEYGIHFPLHEGTEVMLSFVQGNPDRPYISGVMHDSAHPDHIPADWNTRNVIRTWANNKLRMEDQKGQEHIKLATDYQKSQLNLGHIVDSNRNKRGENGEGFELRTDGWGAVRAGKGILVSAQNQDANGKVLDMDDAIAQIEQALSLAKSLNKAAQTANNHHTDEETQRGRLKDALKDLKEAGLIQTAPAGIATATQQSQLHTANENIHLVSGNHTDITAGQSLTAHAVESLNLFAQSQGIKVQANQGKVEVQAQNDELQLNALKDATLTSSVGKVTIAAKEEILITCKGAYIKLSNGEVEIGSPKVVRVRAPLVVSGANSTNFKFTQVGAIKRYSNRLDFAESFEGFGDLTSLKYFALTESGEEFEGNLDEYGRTGRITSATEEYANFFVGGGDWVLSEDETYIEQDDYLCSDDFDNLDKE, encoded by the coding sequence ATGTTTAAAAACCGTCTGAAAGAGAGCCAACAAGTTTGGTTACCTTTCAGACCGCCTTCCACCACCAATCCCCTCCGCTTGACCACCCACCCCCGTTCAAACTACCATACCCACCCCATCGTCATCTTGGAAATACCCGCCATGACTGCCCGCCAATCCTACCACCTCACCTTCTCCCGATTCTCCCCGTCCCTCTCCGTTAAATCCTTCACCGCCTCCGAAGCCGCCAACACCGCCTACCACGTTGAAATCACCGCCACTTCCACCGATTCCTTCCTGCCGCTGTCTTCCTACCTCAACCAGCGCGCAGCATTTGAAATCCGTCCGCAGGAGGCCGTATTGTCCGAAGTCGCCGCCGCTTTTTCAGCCGGTTCGGACGAATCTCCGGCGAAGCAATGGCAGGGCATTATCACTTCATGCGAGAAGCTGTCCGTATCCAAGGATGAAACCGTTTACCGCTTTGTTTTAGAGCCGCGCTTCGCGGCTCTAAAACATTTCCAATCCTCCCGACTGTTTCAAAACCAAACCGTCCCCGACATCGTTGCCGCCGTCTTCAAACACCACGGCTTCTCCGGTGTCGACTACCGTTTCCAAAAAAGCCGCAACTATAGTGTACGCGAGTATGTAACCCAGTATCTCGAAAGCGACTTCGCCTTTATCAACCGTCTGTGTGAAGAAGAGGGCATTTGGTATGCCTTCGAACAGCATGAACAACATGGCGACGTGGTCGTCTTCGGCGACAGTCCCGAACACTACTTCCGCGACCAAAGCCTGCCCGTTTCCTACCGCCCCCATGCCGGGCTGGAAAGCGTCGGTACAGAAGCACTCTTCAACCTCAGCATCCGCCACAACCCCATCGTCGAAGGCATACGCAGTGCCGACTACAACTACCGCACCGCCGATACCGACCTCTTTGCCGAAACCGACAACAAACAATCCGAAGAATCGGCCGACAACACCGTCTTATTGGGCAAACAACAACACTGGGGCCTTCATCCCAAAACCCCCAACGAGGCCGAAGTTCAGACGACCCTGTTGAACGAAGCCGTCCTCTGCCGCCAAACCGTCGCCAACGGCAGCGGCAACGTCGTTTCCATGGCGCCGATGAAAGTGTTCCAAACCGATACCGCCTTCCCCGAAGCACCCGACGGCTGGCTGGTACTCGGCATGGAACACAGCGGCAGCCGCGATACCGCCTACAGCCATACCTTTACCGCCATACCCGCCCAACTCGCCTTCCGTCCCGAACGCACCACCCCGCGCCCCCACATCGCCGGCACACTGCCCGCACGGGTAACCGCGGCGGAGAACTGCACCTACGCCTACATCGACGATATGGGGCGCTACCGCGTCAAACTGCCGTTTGATTTGGACGAATGGAGTCCCGGCGGAGAAAGCCGTCCCGTCCGACTCGCCAAACCCTATGCCGGTCCCGAATACGGCATCCACTTCCCATTACACGAAGGCACCGAAGTGATGCTGTCCTTCGTACAGGGTAATCCCGACCGTCCGTATATCTCCGGCGTCATGCACGACAGCGCCCATCCCGACCACATTCCTGCCGATTGGAACACAAGGAACGTCATCCGTACCTGGGCGAACAACAAACTCAGGATGGAAGACCAAAAAGGTCAGGAGCACATCAAACTCGCCACCGACTACCAAAAATCCCAACTCAACCTCGGCCATATCGTCGACTCAAACCGCAACAAACGCGGGGAAAACGGCGAAGGCTTCGAACTCAGAACCGACGGCTGGGGTGCCGTACGGGCGGGCAAAGGCATACTCGTCAGCGCACAAAACCAAGACGCCAACGGCAAAGTGCTGGATATGGACGATGCCATTGCACAGATCGAACAGGCGCTCTCCCTGGCTAAAAGCCTGAACAAAGCCGCCCAAACCGCCAACAACCACCACACCGATGAAGAAACCCAAAGGGGTCGTCTGAAAGACGCCCTCAAAGACCTGAAAGAGGCCGGTTTGATCCAAACCGCCCCTGCCGGCATCGCCACCGCAACCCAACAAAGCCAACTGCATACCGCCAATGAAAACATTCACCTCGTCAGCGGCAACCATACCGACATCACCGCCGGCCAAAGCCTGACCGCCCATGCAGTAGAAAGCCTCAACCTGTTTGCGCAAAGCCAAGGAATCAAAGTACAGGCCAACCAGGGCAAAGTGGAAGTGCAGGCACAGAATGACGAATTGCAGCTGAATGCCTTAAAGGACGCAACGCTAACCAGCAGCGTAGGGAAAGTCACCATTGCGGCAAAGGAAGAGATTTTGATTACCTGCAAGGGGGCGTATATCAAGTTGAGCAACGGGGAGGTTGAGATTGGAAGTCCGAAGGTGGTAAGGGTGAGGGCGCCGTTGGTGGTGAGTGGGGCGAATAGCACCAACTTCAAATTCACTCAAGTTGGCGCAATTAAGCGTTACAGCAATAGATTGGATTTTGCTGAAAGTTTTGAAGGATTTGGGGATTTAACATCTCTAAAATATTTTGCACTTACTGAAAGTGGGGAGGAATTTGAAGGAAACCTTGATGAATATGGAAGAACCGGACGAATCACTTCAGCCACAGAAGAATATGCCAATTTTTTTGTAGGAGGAGGAGATTGGGTTTTATCTGAGGATGAAACTTACATAGAACAAGATGATTACTTATGCAGTGATGATTTTGATAATTTAGATAAGGAATAA
- a CDS encoding LysM peptidoglycan-binding domain-containing protein produces the protein MSQYSKEFILFVSTIAGEAGNSSSASWKAIAHVIMNRFKYKEWRRYQTINDVILKTGFDAATQKNQPFLSAYNSLSAGKPSPLVLRIIAAVRPIYDGMIKDPTGKVVLYYSPRAQSSLSRSKLHSYKPTPAWNFNLLEEVKIAGTENDDFKWYRYKNADKSKRLQIVNLDGEAIPNVPYEITHEKQGQEKVIIQGQTDQEGKTKEIPYQHAGKDVKVKINPNADKHMPKANIEGMISVTEIITKLISPYLKQRVILKPNGKPGNYAGMYHKVKKGETLTKIAQKLGTTVEALLHANPKIADPNKIYIGQKIRLPAKTGRPVARKENGEVKIDRPTKPRGTNTQPPAEKVQTKPTVNTGANTQTGNREVQIEKPKAQESGNQSSARKVQMSPSSDTETASRPKEDNGAKHTSPQLRQRREVKRVNSVDGKPVTVVKENRGIHDQNETKINKLHPQFQDKVRRFIQKVYEQHQIKLRIVQGYRTYREQDELYAKGRTMPGSIVTKAKGGQSNHNFGLAIDVFPIWQDGRLHMKKEDDAENIRLLKLIAHVGIEEGLAWGGNWRKFKDYPHFELKVGKNMAQLRAAVKAAGGDPLAVKYDI, from the coding sequence ATGTCACAATATTCTAAGGAATTTATCCTGTTTGTTTCTACGATTGCTGGCGAAGCTGGCAATAGTAGTAGTGCTTCTTGGAAAGCAATTGCTCATGTAATAATGAATCGTTTTAAATATAAAGAATGGAGGAGGTATCAGACAATTAATGATGTAATATTAAAAACGGGTTTTGATGCGGCAACACAAAAAAATCAACCATTCTTAAGTGCCTATAATTCTCTATCAGCTGGGAAACCATCGCCATTAGTTTTACGGATTATTGCCGCTGTCCGACCTATATATGATGGAATGATAAAAGATCCTACGGGAAAGGTCGTATTGTATTATAGCCCGAGGGCGCAGTCTTCTTTGAGTCGAAGTAAGCTCCATTCGTATAAGCCAACACCGGCATGGAACTTTAATCTTTTGGAAGAAGTTAAAATTGCAGGTACTGAAAATGATGATTTCAAATGGTACAGATACAAAAATGCGGACAAATCAAAAAGATTACAAATAGTTAATCTTGATGGAGAAGCTATTCCTAATGTTCCATATGAAATTACACACGAAAAACAAGGTCAAGAAAAGGTCATTATCCAAGGACAAACTGACCAAGAAGGTAAAACCAAAGAGATTCCATATCAACATGCAGGAAAAGATGTAAAGGTTAAAATCAATCCCAATGCAGATAAGCATATGCCAAAGGCGAATATAGAAGGGATGATTTCGGTAACGGAAATTATTACGAAACTTATCAGCCCGTATCTCAAACAAAGAGTTATATTGAAACCGAATGGGAAACCCGGAAACTATGCAGGAATGTATCACAAGGTCAAAAAAGGGGAGACTTTGACAAAGATTGCCCAAAAGTTAGGAACAACCGTAGAAGCATTGCTTCATGCAAACCCAAAAATTGCAGATCCCAATAAAATCTATATCGGACAAAAAATTCGGCTTCCTGCAAAAACAGGTAGACCTGTCGCGAGAAAAGAAAACGGGGAAGTGAAAATAGATCGACCTACTAAGCCACGGGGAACAAACACGCAGCCACCTGCCGAGAAAGTACAAACAAAACCTACCGTTAATACGGGAGCAAATACGCAAACAGGAAATAGGGAGGTACAAATAGAAAAACCTAAGGCACAAGAATCAGGTAACCAATCATCTGCAAGAAAAGTGCAGATGAGTCCTTCCTCTGACACAGAAACAGCTAGTCGACCAAAGGAAGATAACGGTGCAAAACATACATCTCCCCAATTAAGGCAGAGAAGGGAGGTAAAGCGGGTAAATTCTGTGGATGGGAAGCCTGTTACAGTGGTTAAGGAGAATAGAGGGATACATGATCAAAATGAAACAAAAATTAATAAACTTCATCCTCAATTTCAAGACAAAGTAAGAAGGTTTATTCAAAAAGTGTATGAACAACATCAAATTAAATTAAGAATTGTGCAGGGATATAGGACATACAGAGAACAGGATGAATTGTATGCCAAAGGGAGAACAATGCCTGGATCAATAGTAACAAAAGCAAAAGGAGGGCAAAGTAATCATAATTTTGGACTCGCAATAGATGTGTTTCCAATTTGGCAGGATGGCAGGCTCCACATGAAAAAGGAAGATGATGCAGAGAATATTAGATTACTGAAATTAATTGCACATGTAGGAATTGAAGAGGGGTTAGCATGGGGAGGAAATTGGAGAAAATTTAAGGATTATCCTCATTTCGAATTGAAGGTTGGTAAAAATATGGCTCAACTAAGAGCAGCTGTAAAAGCTGCTGGTGGCGATCCTTTAGCTGTTAAATATGATATTTAG
- the clpV gene encoding type VI secretion system ATPase TssH: MSAHDQALLLRRLNTHCQQAMEAAAGLCQTRGHAEITVDHLFIKLLELGDGDVNALLRRYEIDLENIWNPLLSTMDKLPRNVRGNPSLSKSLISLLSDAWLLASDEGASEIRSAFLYQALLKSPYRLMTQEAWPLLSLTETQIGRLKTWLDEVSIEGENNTFAQPASEEGQHTVSAESKPQQTATAGQNDALARFTVNLTEKAAQGGIDPVFGRETEIRQMMDILSRRRKNNPILVGEPGVGKTALVEGLALKIASGEVPKILENTQVLVLDLGLLQAGAGVKGEFEQRLRNVIEAVQNSEEPVLLFIDEAHTLIGAGNSAGGADAANLLKPALARGELRTIAATTWSEYKQYFEKDAALERRFQMVKVDEPDDEAAFTMLRGLKQRYAAYHKVHIQDSAVIAAVQLSRKYITGRQLPDKAVDLLDTAAARVRMSLDTVPHIFGLMDAQISSLQRELEALDADKQLGRLNASQQDNIRQVEQEIAQLNEEREEMNRRYQEEKQLADEIQSLMEAAKNTELTSEERQAAQHSLTEKQQQLDAVVAGKPLIFTSVDETVIADIIADWTGVPAGSVLKDELANLLQLESLLEKRVVGQSEAIHAIAQSLRAAKAGLKTNDSPLGVFLLSGPSGVGKTETALALADALFGGEKSLITINLSEYREAHTVSQLKGSPPGYVGYGEGGVLTEAVRQKPYSVVLLDEVEKAHKDILNLFYQVFDKGMMRDGEGREIDFKNTVILMTSNLGANELTQLLTPQEPEETEEAVAEEGKEQNAQEQIVDTEVELSAQMPDSSSENACVSDEPVETDETPEFSLEELAEAIRPILTDHFQAALLARMQVVPYRPLEKEALAQIVRLKLDKIADRLYEAHQTRLSYSEDFAALLADSCTTGDSGARNIDHLLNRQVMPAIAQSFLQWQQTAGHMPERASLEVGEEGIDVLFE; the protein is encoded by the coding sequence ATGTCTGCACATGATCAAGCATTATTATTACGTCGTCTGAACACGCATTGTCAGCAGGCGATGGAAGCTGCAGCCGGCTTATGTCAAACACGAGGTCATGCCGAAATTACGGTTGACCATTTATTTATCAAATTGCTCGAACTAGGGGATGGAGACGTTAATGCCTTATTGAGGCGTTACGAAATTGATTTAGAAAATATTTGGAATCCTTTGTTGAGTACGATGGACAAACTTCCACGCAATGTTCGTGGTAATCCTTCTTTGTCTAAATCATTGATTAGTTTATTGTCGGATGCATGGTTGTTGGCAAGTGACGAAGGTGCATCTGAAATCCGTTCGGCTTTCCTATATCAGGCATTGCTGAAATCTCCTTACCGTCTGATGACGCAGGAAGCATGGCCCTTATTAAGCCTGACTGAAACACAGATAGGTCGTCTGAAAACTTGGTTGGACGAAGTTTCTATCGAAGGTGAGAATAATACATTTGCGCAGCCGGCTTCAGAAGAAGGTCAGCATACAGTTTCAGCGGAATCTAAACCCCAACAAACCGCTACAGCAGGACAAAACGATGCGCTTGCACGTTTTACCGTCAATTTGACTGAAAAAGCCGCTCAGGGCGGTATTGACCCTGTATTTGGACGCGAAACCGAAATCCGTCAAATGATGGATATTCTGTCGCGTCGCCGTAAGAACAACCCGATTCTGGTTGGCGAACCGGGTGTCGGTAAAACTGCATTGGTAGAAGGTCTGGCATTGAAAATCGCTTCAGGCGAGGTGCCTAAGATATTGGAAAACACCCAAGTATTGGTGTTGGACTTAGGTCTTCTGCAAGCGGGTGCGGGGGTGAAGGGCGAATTTGAACAACGCCTGCGCAATGTTATCGAGGCTGTTCAGAATTCTGAAGAACCCGTTTTATTATTCATCGACGAAGCGCATACGTTAATCGGTGCCGGAAACAGTGCAGGCGGCGCGGATGCAGCCAACCTCTTAAAACCGGCTTTGGCGCGGGGTGAATTGCGTACCATCGCAGCGACAACCTGGAGCGAATACAAACAATACTTTGAAAAAGACGCCGCGTTGGAACGCCGTTTCCAAATGGTCAAAGTTGACGAACCCGATGATGAGGCTGCGTTCACCATGCTCCGCGGTTTGAAGCAACGTTATGCCGCTTACCATAAAGTCCATATTCAGGACTCCGCCGTCATCGCAGCCGTACAACTTTCCCGAAAATATATTACCGGCCGCCAACTGCCGGATAAAGCCGTAGATTTGTTGGATACGGCAGCCGCACGCGTCCGCATGAGTTTGGATACCGTGCCTCATATTTTCGGTTTGATGGATGCCCAAATTTCTTCACTGCAACGCGAGCTGGAGGCATTGGATGCCGACAAGCAATTAGGTCGTCTGAATGCTTCGCAGCAAGATAACATTCGACAAGTTGAGCAAGAGATTGCCCAATTGAATGAAGAGCGCGAAGAAATGAACCGCCGATATCAGGAAGAAAAACAATTGGCGGATGAAATCCAATCCTTGATGGAAGCTGCCAAAAATACAGAATTGACTTCTGAAGAGCGACAAGCCGCGCAACACAGTCTGACCGAGAAACAGCAACAGCTTGATGCCGTTGTCGCCGGTAAACCGTTGATTTTCACCAGTGTTGATGAGACCGTAATCGCCGATATTATTGCCGATTGGACGGGCGTCCCCGCAGGCAGCGTCCTCAAAGACGAACTGGCAAACCTGCTGCAACTGGAAAGCCTGCTTGAGAAACGCGTGGTTGGGCAAAGTGAAGCCATTCATGCTATCGCGCAAAGTTTGAGAGCCGCTAAAGCAGGTTTGAAAACCAACGATTCCCCATTGGGCGTATTCCTGTTGAGCGGTCCGTCCGGCGTAGGTAAAACAGAAACGGCGCTGGCTTTGGCAGATGCGCTGTTCGGCGGCGAAAAATCGCTGATTACCATCAACCTGTCCGAATACCGCGAAGCGCATACCGTTTCCCAACTTAAAGGTTCTCCTCCGGGTTATGTCGGTTATGGCGAAGGCGGTGTTTTGACCGAAGCAGTACGTCAGAAACCTTACAGCGTCGTATTATTGGATGAAGTTGAGAAAGCTCATAAAGACATTCTCAATCTCTTCTACCAAGTCTTCGACAAAGGCATGATGCGTGACGGCGAAGGTCGGGAAATCGATTTTAAAAATACCGTTATCCTGATGACTTCAAACTTGGGTGCGAACGAATTGACCCAATTGCTGACACCACAAGAGCCTGAAGAAACAGAAGAAGCTGTTGCAGAAGAGGGTAAAGAGCAAAACGCGCAAGAGCAGATTGTGGACACTGAAGTCGAACTTTCTGCACAAATGCCGGATAGCTCGTCTGAAAACGCCTGCGTTTCAGACGAACCTGTTGAAACCGATGAAACGCCTGAATTTAGTCTGGAAGAGTTGGCAGAAGCGATTCGTCCGATACTGACAGACCATTTCCAAGCCGCTCTGTTGGCGCGTATGCAGGTTGTTCCTTATCGTCCGTTGGAAAAAGAGGCATTGGCTCAAATCGTCAGACTGAAGCTGGACAAAATTGCTGACCGACTGTACGAAGCCCATCAAACACGCCTCAGTTACAGCGAAGATTTTGCAGCGCTTCTGGCTGATTCTTGCACTACCGGCGACAGCGGCGCACGCAATATCGACCATTTGCTCAACCGCCAAGTCATGCCTGCCATCGCGCAAAGCTTTTTGCAATGGCAGCAGACGGCAGGCCATATGCCGGAGCGTGCGAGCTTGGAGGTTGGAGAAGAAGGCATAGACGTCTTATTTGAATAA
- a CDS encoding OmpA family protein: MTYQKLSSFIIFIVVELILFYVLAIYWQASWMLKGGILALSIVAILCVWLIRQRKNKENISIGSEVWQQIATELNNTGFTERYVLRMPDSAVKMSNLVDRYDDAVYINIFNPEHLYTVVWNLLQNIARKQISLSIELVLSPAINSDVSMVMRGWLRNILFLQKKMGISIPVSFVIRAPFLFKESSDKRELFFALKTQGRWNVLSIKQFFNDFKESLSIEFLQQNKQSNGCQYIWLIEALNCVEEQLLNRTDGGWEYVDVRSLSVVDDGDCQAKSVWATYISKNTQGLIHSFNSYQGNQFQYIHTELSDKYTVYHKNHAIDILFKVLSVCALGFLSASFFSMKNNSRLIEQISRHIENVRSEANSNERQQHLVLLKQDLQLLEKYRNEGVPVHLGLGLYRADLYIPKLKALMPKDPPPPKPIKPELVKPVVITLDSLALFETGQFELKNNANKALIGALKAIESHPDTRILVEGYTDNVGNPVSNQQLSEKRAQSVKDWLVISSNVPESRFEVKGLGDTKPIADNQTEEGKAKNRRVEIILIPAVKQ; the protein is encoded by the coding sequence ATGACTTATCAAAAGCTCTCGTCTTTCATTATATTTATAGTAGTTGAGCTTATACTGTTTTATGTATTGGCAATATATTGGCAAGCTAGTTGGATGCTGAAAGGCGGTATTCTAGCTTTGTCAATTGTTGCTATCTTGTGTGTTTGGTTAATCAGACAGCGTAAGAACAAGGAAAACATCAGTATCGGTTCAGAAGTTTGGCAGCAAATCGCGACAGAATTAAATAATACGGGATTTACCGAGCGCTACGTTTTGCGTATGCCTGATTCTGCAGTGAAGATGTCAAATTTAGTCGATAGATATGATGACGCAGTATATATAAATATTTTTAATCCAGAACATTTATACACTGTAGTTTGGAATCTGCTTCAGAATATAGCCCGTAAACAAATCTCACTCAGCATAGAGCTGGTGTTATCTCCCGCCATAAATTCCGATGTGTCTATGGTTATGCGTGGGTGGTTGCGCAATATATTGTTTTTGCAGAAAAAGATGGGTATATCTATACCTGTGAGTTTTGTTATCCGTGCTCCCTTTCTTTTCAAAGAGTCTTCAGATAAAAGAGAGCTATTTTTTGCCTTAAAAACTCAAGGCAGATGGAATGTATTAAGTATTAAGCAGTTTTTTAATGATTTTAAAGAAAGTCTGTCTATTGAGTTTTTACAGCAAAATAAACAATCAAACGGCTGTCAATATATCTGGCTGATCGAAGCACTCAATTGCGTCGAAGAGCAATTGTTGAATCGTACAGACGGGGGGTGGGAATATGTCGATGTACGCAGCTTAAGCGTAGTTGACGATGGAGACTGCCAAGCCAAATCAGTATGGGCAACTTACATATCTAAGAATACACAAGGGTTAATCCATTCTTTTAATAGTTATCAAGGTAATCAATTTCAATATATTCATACCGAATTGTCAGATAAATATACCGTTTATCATAAAAATCATGCTATTGATATACTTTTTAAAGTATTATCCGTTTGCGCATTAGGTTTTTTATCTGCTTCGTTTTTCTCTATGAAAAACAATAGCCGTTTAATAGAACAAATCAGCCGGCATATAGAAAATGTTAGGTCTGAGGCAAATTCAAATGAGCGGCAACAACATTTGGTATTGCTAAAGCAGGATTTGCAATTGCTTGAGAAATACCGTAATGAGGGTGTGCCGGTACATTTAGGATTAGGGTTATATCGTGCGGATTTATATATTCCAAAGTTAAAAGCCTTAATGCCAAAAGATCCTCCACCTCCAAAACCGATAAAACCAGAACTTGTGAAACCAGTAGTTATTACTTTAGACAGCTTGGCTTTGTTTGAAACAGGTCAGTTTGAACTAAAAAATAATGCCAATAAAGCATTGATTGGTGCATTAAAAGCAATTGAGTCACATCCTGATACACGCATTTTAGTTGAAGGATATACTGATAATGTTGGAAATCCTGTTTCCAATCAACAGTTATCAGAAAAACGTGCTCAATCAGTTAAAGATTGGTTGGTTATCTCTTCTAATGTTCCGGAGAGTCGGTTTGAGGTTAAAGGATTGGGTGATACCAAACCTATTGCAGATAATCAGACGGAAGAAGGTAAGGCTAAAAACCGTAGGGTTGAGATCATACTGATTCCGGCTGTAAAACAGTAA
- a CDS encoding type VI secretion system tube protein Hcp has product MAIPAYMWLKDDGGSVIKGSVDVNGREDSVEIVEFLHNVRIPTDANTGKLTGTRVHEPIVLFKEYDASSPYLYKAVTTGQTLKEVEIKWYQIDASGQEKEYFNTKLDNVKVVAVGPVMHNIKDPARERYNHLERVELRYEKITWTYKDGNIIHSDSWNESRA; this is encoded by the coding sequence ATGGCAATTCCTGCTTATATGTGGTTGAAAGACGACGGCGGTTCCGTTATTAAAGGTTCTGTTGACGTCAATGGTCGCGAAGACAGCGTTGAAATCGTTGAGTTTCTGCACAATGTCCGTATTCCTACGGATGCCAATACCGGCAAATTGACAGGTACTCGCGTTCACGAACCTATCGTATTGTTCAAAGAATACGATGCTTCTTCACCATACCTGTACAAAGCAGTAACAACTGGTCAAACTTTGAAAGAAGTAGAGATCAAGTGGTACCAAATTGACGCTTCAGGTCAAGAGAAAGAGTATTTCAATACCAAACTGGACAACGTTAAAGTTGTAGCAGTAGGTCCTGTAATGCACAACATCAAAGATCCTGCTCGCGAACGTTACAATCACTTGGAACGCGTTGAATTGCGTTACGAAAAAATCACTTGGACTTATAAAGACGGAAACATCATTCATTCCGACAGCTGGAACGAAAGCCGCGCTTAA